The Lolium perenne isolate Kyuss_39 chromosome 6, Kyuss_2.0, whole genome shotgun sequence genome segment GGCTAGGTGCTGGCAGGGGtcgggggcggcggccccgggcaGCGGCGGGGTGTTGCTGGGCAAGGTGGAAGAAGGTGGTCCGATCTTGGGCACGATGCAGGATGGCGCGACAAGTCCCGGGCTAACGCCTTGTCTCGGTTGCTGGCCGGCCGGCAGCTGGCCGAGaccggcgatggcggcggcttcaggcgccgctcccttcttgaaggcatcgcccTGGTGACGTTGTGGCTTCCTGTCTGGGTATGCTCCAGGGAAATCCCTAGATCCACTGTGATCGGTCGATGGGCGGCGCTCTTGTGTCGTCTTCCCTCTTGAGGGCATCGATTTGGAGCTGCTTAAGTCGGAGGGACCCGTGGAAGATGGATGGTGTTGGCGTCGTGGGTTGCGTGGCGACGATGACAATGGTGAGCGGATCGGAGTTGCGGCATGTCCTTCGTCACCCCTGCCGTGATTGTGAAGTCGGAGCTGCGAGGCGACTTGTGGCAACGATGCCACTTTATTGGTGCTTGCGTCGGTGCAAGGCGTGCAACTTTCTCCTATGAAGATCACGGTTGAAGTCGGAGCTGCCTCCTCCTCGACGTGCTTGTGGGTCGACTGTTTGGCATAGGCTCACTTGGGTTCCGATGTCGTTTGCGGCGAGGGTCTCGGTGGCGGTTGTCTAAGGTGAAGTCGGAATCGCTGGCTCGTGGAGGAGTGACGATGATGACGCTCCATGACATCCTCAATGATGGTCTTTCTTCTCGATGGCGTGTGTGCTTCGTGTGAGTAGCCAGGTTGGCAAGGGTGCTAAGGGTGTGTTGTTGGTTTTCGcccgattttctcctaaaaattgggcaccttcttcttaattaatagaatgaggcaaagcttttgcctccgtttcaaaaaaaaaaaaccgttGCGAGAGGGGGGGGTCCAAATACTTCAATTTTCCTCATTAGACAGATGCAGATTTTGCAACAAAGTCACCCAATGCACAGGGAAGAACATGAATTGGGCGCTGCAGCTATGCAAATATGTCATCCAACTTACCGACAAAACCGTTGCCACGGGTCCTAATACTTCAATTTCCTCAAGTTTCAGAAACCCAACGGCAATGTGCCACCAAACGCTGCAATGAAGTAATAGAACCCGTCATTAGTCAGATCCCTTCCGGATTTtgtaaaaaaaaggaaatataaaCCAAAAATGCAAGGCGCTAATGTCATCGTTAACTATGTAGAAAATATAGCATAAACCCTAGAAATTTGGAATTGTAAAAGAGAAATGTGAAACAAAAATCCAGGCACTAATGTCTAGCGCATGCCAGCACGAGGGTTGCAATTGCGTTTTTTTTACGACTGTGCCCTCATAGTGGTTCATTTTTTTCGTCCGTGTGCAGTTATCGGAGGTGGGTCACGATGGGCTCGGAGGTCTTCTTTTCTCACATGTGCACTTTTTAGCGCTGGGTCACAGGCTGAAAGATAGTGTGCATCTTATTTATTTCAACCTTCTCACCAGTTTGGTAAATATCTGAACGAACAACATTGTAACTCCCTCTGACAATATCTGAACGAACAATATTTGTTAGCATCACCACATTCACTGAAGAAGTCCATCTCCAAGAGAAAAGTGCAACAGAGATTATAACTCCCTCCACCTATTCACTAATGCTACACTAGTCCTAAATAGGTTGGCTACTCTCCACCACTctatctcaacaaagattttactaAACACCAACGCAGGTGAAGGAGTTGCTCCCTCAAAGACGGTGTCATTGCGGTGGAGCCACACGTACCAACAAACCAAAGCTATCCGTGTCCAAAAGTCATGGATCATCCAAAAGTCACGGATCATGTCTCTTCCGCCACACCATCCCTGCAGACAATCCATCAATGAGGTCCCTACAAATTATTGTTCAGCAGTCGCAACACCTTGAGCGAAATCATGAAGTTACACGATAGGACACTGCTACTAAGCGCATTGTAACTTGTATCGAACACCTCAAGGATGTGGGAAAATGGCGTTGGATCACTCTCAAATACCTGACTAGATTATTTCAACTGATTGCAGCTGATATCAACATAAATTGGGCGTTGTAAATGTACAAATATGGCATTTTCACCTCTAGAATGTAGATCAATGGTGTTGGATCACTCTCAAACACCTGACATCAGATTATTTCAAATGATTGCAACTGAAATCGATTGCAGCTGATATCAACATAAATTGGGCGTTGTAAATGTACAAATATGGCATTTTCACCTCTAGAATGTAGATCAATGGCGTTGGATCACTCTCAAACACCTAACATCAGATTATTTCAAATGATTGCAACTGAAATCGACATGAATTGGGTGTTGCAACTGTGCAAATATGTCATCCAACTTATCGTTGCCACGGGGGTCCAAATACTTCAATTGCCTCAAGTTTCAGAAACCCAACGGCAATGTGCCAGGCAACGCTGCAATGAAGTGACAAAACCCGTCATTAGTCGGATCCACATGCTACAACGAAATCACCCAATGCACCGAGAAGACCCCTTCGAGAGTTTGTAAAAAATtagaaatataaaacaaaaatgccaAGTGGTAATGTCTATTTAGAAGGATGAATTAGCCAACGTGAAAAATAtagcataaaccctaagaatttggAATGGCATGCCAGCACGGTGGGCTCGGACGAGCTCCGTCACGGGAAGCTTCGATCGCTGCCGTTCCAAGGTCACCCTCGAGCCAAGATCATCACGGTTGATCGGGAAATCCGATTCGCCGCCGATTTCTGGTCAAGCGGAGTCCAACGCGCTCCGTCCAACAACCTCTCCATCGTCGGCACGACGAAGGCCCGCCGCGCCATTAACGATACGTTCGCCGGActtgtagaagaagaagtagtatAAGTTTAGGCTAGCTCCGACTTACTTAGCTTACCACATGGGTGCAGCCGAAAGTATGTCACCTAGCTCACCAAAatgtactggtagttctccgaataGTCCCGAACCCAGCTCAGTAGAACCAAGCTGTCCGGAACCTATAGCATTCCTGCCACCATATATTTTCGACACCAAGTTAGCTCAACCATTCTCCGGCTCTTCCAGCAACGCATTAAGCCGGATCCCAACTCTCCAAGAGATCCAAGAGGAACTTGAAGGCCAAGCTAGGATGGCAGCTAAGGTGCAGGAGGCGGAGATGAAGaaggcttccaaggcccggagccGAGAGGGTGAGAAAgggcaatggtggccttgcgagATCAAGGAGTCGGAGCTCAGAGACCTCCAGAGCGAGGGTATGATATCTCCAAATTGGAGCTTCATGGTGGACTCCACTTCCCCCAAGCCAGATAAAGACGAATGCGTCTTGACCAAAGCTTGGGTCGAGCGCGGACTTCCAAAGAACAAAGAAAACGTGAAGTTCAGAAAATGTTAGGAATCATCCAAAAATGAGACTAACAAAGAATTTATGTATGAAAACAGAAAAACTTTGCAGGGGCATATGTGGATTTAGCATATTTACAAATTTCATATAGGAATACGAACATATTTAAGCCGTTTCAAACGAACACTTGGTGTTTCTGCGAAAAATAACCAAAGGAAGTTGCAAAAAAATTGATCAAAATTTGCATTAGATGTTTTTCTACAGCACATGATCTCTAATTTGTTGCAGAGCAGATGAGAAACTCAGCCCTACTACCTGTAAGATGGAAAACCTCATCCCCCAACCCTACTTTGGTCTCTCTTCTAACACTACTGGGGTAACTGGTGGTTACATAAAGCAATTCACATCTACTAAAACCTCTCAGCAACCCAACAagtatcatctacgctacacgtgTTGCCTCAAGCTGAATTTCAATTACCAGAGCTCGAGTCCATCAGCTAGGTCCAGTATTGTGCAATTTCGGTTGCAGCTATCGAGGCACGATCGTCAAGGTGTACCGAGCATGCTACATATTTACGTCCAGGGAGAGTGTTCGctagatgagagcactccaaacaGAAGAATCTCCTTCACCGCATCGGGCATGTACATCCTTGAGCCTCTCGACAGACTTGCATATGCCGCTACAGCTCCAATCAAAAGACGCGACACAAACATTGCCAGCTTGCCCTTTCCACTCACAATCTGCAGAAGTGTTGATGCACAATTAGGACAGGTCAGAGAAGTGCATGATAAGGGTAAGAGAAGTTAGAGAAGTGTATGATAAGGGCTGTTCAGCGGTGAGGAGACAGACCTGGTGGAGTTCCACAACACATGTTCCTTTCATCTATATGATTAACCTCTAAACCAATAAACCAGGACCCAAGTGATACATCTTCATTTGCATACTTGTGTAAAATAGGCCTGCCAAAGATCATAGGCATCATTAGATTTACTTCATTTGTATCCAGGGGATTATTTTACAATATGACCATCGACAAAAGATACTGATTTATTGAGATATAGGTCGCAAGGTCTTTTGAGATGTCATATATTTGTCCCGTAGCATGGCGAAAGTACTTGTTTCCATCCTCCCCAAATTTCCAGGACTCAGGTTCATGGTACTTCAAGTTCCTATATGACAAGAGCAGGTTCAGCAAGAAATTTATAGTTTGTACGTCAAGCTAACATTTAACTTCAAGCAAGTTCAGTTAGCATTACGTGTCAGCAAGAACTGGACCTGACTTCATGCAGCCAATGTAAGTTCTTGGTTTCGATTTATGCCGAACAAGGGTAGTGGCAAGCATTCCTGTTTTTACCATGTGCAACATACTGATAAGGTGATAAATAGAACTGGGTTGGGGATTTTCTCTAAAAGAAGGCTATAACATCAAAGAAATAAAATGCACCTAAGTTCACATGCACGTCATCATCGACCTTGACGTAGAAGTCAGCATCCCAAATGCCCACTGCTGTGGAGAAGAAGATTTTTGTCTTTGCGGAGAGTTCATGATACCCTTCAACATGGTCCTGGATGACAaatcaacatcaagaggaacatgGTCAGTGCCAATGCAAAAAAAAAGTATGATTGAATGTCACAACATAGTTGAAGAGTAGACCCTTACCAGTCTAAGAAAGTCGTGATGCTGCGCATCTTCTGCATCTATTGATTTGTCCAATATACTATTGGATGTAGCACTGCACAATCACCAAAACAGTTCACATTTGTAAGGAACTACTTTTTTTTTAGCTTAGGAACTACTAATTTTCAAACAGAAAGGAAGAACAACATGGATGAACAAGCTAACACCCATTATTGTGAACCTTGACCCACAGCAGGATAATTACTATACTCAAGACAGCCGACAGCATGAACTAGATGAGATAATATTTGAGAGAGAATAGACTTATTCTTTTTCGCTTGCCTCAAAGATAGATACATGACCTTTCCTAATATGGTACGAACTCCTAACGGATTAGACTCCTTCAATCATAGATTTTCTAATACACCACTATTACCTAAAGGACTCCGGATCCCCTATGTGACTCCCTGCTGCTAGTCCACAGTAACTGTGTGAAAGAGGGCGTTGAATTAAATCAGGGCTGTGTCACTGGTTAGCCATTGCAACTCAAACAGTCAAGGTGCTCGGCTGGCAAATGGACAAATCGCAATTTGGTAAGAGTTTTTTGCAAGTCTTAAGTGCAAAAATTCGTGACAATTGTTGTTTATAACTTATTTCTGGATGCCTGCACCCTGCAGGAATACTAATATGTTCTATAATATGTCAGCAAGATAGCAACACCAACTTGTGTAGAGTTTTCAACACACACATTATCTACGAGACTGTAGAAATGTTAACAGAACTTGATTCATTctaaaatagaaaacaaaatgCATCCAAGTGTCAAAACAGGCTCTAGGCAGAAAAAATTGGAAGACCAGAAATGATTAAACAGTACAAATGATCTGGCGGTAACAAGAAACAACTGATTACCTATGCCCTATAGTGAAGCGGATAACTATTCCCTTCTGTTCTTCAAGCTGTAGCAACTTTTCACCTAAGTGCAGTAAAAGAGCTTTATTAAAACAAAAATAGTGGACTGTGCTAACATTTGGAACTCAATAAAAATGTAACAAACATCAAGCTGGAGGTTATTATAATGGTTATGGCTgacattacaaaaaaaaaaacgcAAAGAACAATATACATATATAGAGTTCACACCTACTTAATGAACAGCATTTGCTACAAGAAAAAAACAGCAAGTTATCTTACGAAGTAATCATACGGCTAAATAACAAGATACACAGGTTATTAAATAAGTGTCGTGTACCAAATCCTAAATTTTTTTGGACAAGCATAGATAATAGACCTCTACACTAACCCCATAAGCTACCACCATTGCTCACCAGCTTCTACTTCTCTATGATCGCAGTGGATAAAAGTTACAAGGCCAGCAGCTTGCCGTTTCATTGCAGTTAAGTTATTATGATTATATGTTTGTCAGTGCCATGTACTGCATCAGGGGCATATTCCGAAAATCAGTCCAATAGATCTATTCAATCATGCCGTGATAGGAAAACATGGTGACTGTGATGCTGCTAACTGCAAATAAATGGCTTGTGGTACGAAATACAACCACAATATGCGAATTAGCTCATCAACATCCAAATTCAGTAAGCACAAACATGCTCTTATTCATCTAAATTAACAACAAAGAGTTGCCAACCTTGTGGCATCCATGTCTCCCGGACTGAATCACGACGCTTGCGGCTAGTGACTGCAGTGTTAACTCCAACAACCACAAATGCCTTTTTCCTTCGTTGGCTAGTTTCTGAAGTTACTGGCACACCTTTGCGGACCAGTTCCAACGTGCTTCGCTTGGCTGCAAGCTCCATCTGCAGTGTTGAGATTGACTTATCCAACAATCTAAGACCACAAACAGGCCCAGCAGAATATTCAGATGAAACTAGTCTGGACGCAGTTGAATTCTTTGATTTAACACTAGATGGGATCAAACGAACTTATTGTATGGCTTCGTGGGTCCTGGTTACCTCTCCCATTATATCCTTGTCTACCCCATGCTTCTGCAATCAAAGTGTAGTGTTGAATCCAAAAGCAATGTACAAATTGATGGTGAGATCATGCGAATTAACTGAACTTGGAGACCCACCCTCTTTGTGTTGCAATCCTCTGACACGAGTTGCATGATGTGGTTACTGGTATCTGGTGCTTGTCCAGAAGCTGTAAAAGCACCCgaaatggttcgtcaagatataGCAAAGAGCAACCAAGAAGAAGCATCTCAAGTCCCTTGGACTTTGAGATCAAGAACTGAAACGTTTGTTGCCCTCTGTGCTATCTATTTCAGCCCCTGAACTTTCAGGAGAGCAACTCAACCAACCAACTTTCACAATAACTATTCCCTTCATCCAACTGACCAACATAAAACAAAAATGGCAGGCGCTAATGTCTATTCGGAAAGACGAATTAGTCATCATTAACTATATGGAAAATATAGCATAAACCCTAGAAATTTGGAATTGTAAAAGAGGAATGTAAGACAAAAAGGCAGGCGCTAATGTGGAAAATATAGGCTCACCTTTACTATTCCGCAATCACCTTTACGTCTCCGCAACCAACATAAAAAGTTGTAAAAGCTAAAAATTTGGTAGCTCCTATTcaacccctgatacgtctcaaacgtatccataatttcttatgttccatgctacttttatgatgatactcacatgttttatacacattatatgtcattattatgcattttccggcactaacctattgacgagatgccgaagagccagttgctgttttctgctgtttttggtttcagaaatcctacaaaggaaatattctcggaattggacgaaatcaacgctcagggtcttatttttccacgaagcttccagaagaccgaaagggaaacgaagtggggcgacgaggcgccgacacaacagggcggcgcggcctaggccttggccgcgcggccctggagtgtggggccctcgcgtcgcccctaaacctacccttccgcctacttaaagccttcgtcacgaaacccccagtaccgagagccacgatacggaaaaccttccagagacgccgccaccgccaatcccatctcgggggattcaggagatcgcctccggcaccctgccggagaggggaatcatctcccggaggtctcttcatcgccatgatcgcctccggatcgatgtgtgagtagttcacccctggactatgggtccatagcagtagctagatggttgtcttctcctcattgtgctatcatgttagatcttgtgagctgcctatcatgatcaagatcatctatttgtaatgctacatgttgtgtttgttgggatccgatgaatattgaatactatgtcaagttgattatcaatctatcatatatgttgtttatgttcttgcatgctctccgttgctagtagaggctctggccaagttgatacttgtaactccaagagggagtatttatgctcgatagtgggttcatgcctccattgaatctgggacagtgaaagaaagttctaaggttgtggatgtgctgttgccactagggataaaacatcaatgctttgtctaagcatatttgtgttgattacattacgcaccatacttaatgcaattgtctgttgtttgcaacttaataccggaaggggttcggatgataacctgaaagtggactttttagacatagatgcatgctggatagcggtctatgtactttgtcgtagtgccctgattaaatctcatagtactcatcatgatatatgtatgtgcattgttatgccttctttatttgtcaattacccaactgtaatttgttcacccaacatgctatttatcttatgggagagacaccactagtgaactgtggaccccggtccattctttacatctgaaatacaaatctactgcaattgttctttactgttcttcgcaagcaaacatcatcttccacactatacaattaatcctttgtttacagcaagccggtgagattgacaacctcactgttacgttggggcaaagtactttgattgtgttgtgcaggttccacgttggcgccagaatccctggtgttgcgccgcgctacactccatcaccaacgaccttcacgtgatccttgactcctactggttcgataaccttagtttcatactgagggaaaacttgctactgtacgcatcacaccttcctcttggggttcccaacggacgtgtgttaactgcacgcatcaaccccccccccccccatctctAGTCGCTAGTTCACCCTTTCAGTAGGTATGGTGGGTGTTTGGTTTGAGGTGTATGGAGACAAATCTTAGCTTGTTTTGAGAATTTGGGCAAGCAAAAAGATCTAAAAGCATGCCATAGTGCCCACAGTGCCAATCATTTATTATTAACAAGGCTCCTTAGTATTAAACATCCATGTATATGTGCAAAAGGTAGCACTATATAAGGGACTAGCAAATTATCATTCATCAAAGTATTTGAAACTAGCAACACTAAGCATAACTTTGAATTTCAGCTTTTTTTTCCTTTCATTCCCTTTTCTTTTCATAGCACACACCtcaacgacgcctccaaggaggggaaCGACACCTGCAGGCGTCCTCGTCGCGGGCACCAACCGAAGATGGGCAAGATTTTCATCCGTATCGCCGCACACCTCCTTCTCAATCCACCGGAATGGGGTAAGCGTCCACATTGTCCACATAGCTGCCACCACAGCAAATCATCATCATGATCGAAGTGTCGCAGAACTCCCGTGATCCGCACGGACGTGAGCATTCCCTTTCCTACTTCTCCAACATGGCTGAGCACCCGCAGCCCTCCTCCGTCTTCCACCTCCTGCAGGTCAAGGACTTGCCGCCGACGCAGTTGTCGCGGTCCGGATAGCTACGAAACGGTAGAGGCCCTAAGACCTAGATCCGGCCCTGTTGGGCCCCGATCTGGCCCATACTTCCACCACCATGGCCATCGGCCCTGCTCCTCTGCGACCTTCGCCGCCTCCTGTAGCCATCGGCGGCGGTCATGGCACCACCACATCCTCCTCCCGATCCCGGGGAGGCCCGCGCCACCGCTAGGACGACGCTCGGTTACCCTCGCCGAGCTTCGGCCTCCATCGCATCTAGCTCCGCTCCAAGGTGCTCCGCCATATCCAGCTCTAGCCCAGCTCCTCCTCCGGCCATGCGCCGCCGCTCAACACCGCCTCCAAGCGCCACCCATTGACATCTCCACAACTGCACGTCGTTGGCCCGTATGGGCGCGCCCTCCCTCCTCCATGCCTCCTTCGACGACCAGGGGGCGCCACCACCGCCGATGGCAGCGACAGGGGAAGCGCGGGGAGGTGGCGGCTGGTTAGGGTTTTGGCCCCTCGGGGTCACCCGCGTGTGCGACCCTGGAGGGGAGAGAGGTGTGACCGGGATCGATATCGATCCTTCCGCATTGGATCACTCTGAACTGATTATTTCAAATGATGGCAACTGAAATCAACATGAATTAGGCATTGCAACTGTGCAAATAGGTCATCCAACTTACCGACAAATTCGTTGCCACGGGGGTCCAAATACTTCAATTTCCTCAAGTTTCAGAAACCCAACGGCAATGTGTCACCAAACGCTGCAATGAAGTGATAAAACCCGTCATTAGTCAGATCCACATGCTACAACGAAGTCACCCAATGCACGGGAGACCCCTTCCATACTTTGTAAAagaaagaaatataaaagaaaaatgGCACGCGGTAATGTC includes the following:
- the LOC127334420 gene encoding beta-1,3-galactosyltransferase 7-like gives rise to the protein MELAAKRSTLELVRKGVPVTSETSQRRKKAFVVVGVNTAVTSRKRRDSVRETWMPQGEKLLQLEEQKGIVIRFTIGHSATSNSILDKSIDAEDAQHHDFLRLDHVEGYHELSAKTKIFFSTAVGIWDADFYVKVDDDVHVNLGMLATTLVRHKSKPRTYIGCMKSGPVLADTNLKYHEPESWKFGEDGNKYFRHATGQIYDISKDLATYISINQPILHKYANEDVSLGSWFIGLEVNHIDERNMCCGTPPDCEWKGQAGNVCVASFDWSCSGICKSVERLKDVHARCGEGDSSVWSALI